A segment of the Salvelinus namaycush isolate Seneca chromosome 3, SaNama_1.0, whole genome shotgun sequence genome:
ATGGGACGACCTCAGAGTTCCATGAGtacgtttttgttgttgtttacattttaactacCAGCAACGTGGGCAGttctcattgccaacaatagcaaAAACAATAGCAAAGCAGGCACTGTGGCGTAGACCAATAGGCTGGGAATAATAGAACGTTCGTAAGGCAAATTGGTACTACGGTGCTCAATATAACGAATAGGAGGAGCTGGCAGGCCGAAAAATGCCCTAAATTAAGCCCTGTTTTTTCGTGATTACTTCAAAGCTACGGCAAGCAGCTGGAACATACGGTAAAATTATGAAATGAACTCGCTTTTATCAGAAAAAGCATTGTTAAACATTTAATGTGTCCAGCCTACTACAATATGATGTAAAGTCACACACAGTAAGTAGCCTGTACAGTATCTCAAGGAACAATCATCTAGATACGTGTTATTGTCAGATAGATATAACGTTTGTTAGCCGGTGCATTCAAATCGACACATCCGAGTTCGAGGAGGCCGCAGACATATTGCAGCATGCTGagaacaattccacaacaaagtATCAATATTCATGAAATAACTTACAAACATGACGTCCGGTTTCCCATTTAGAGAGGACATTTTTGTTTTTATGATCAAAATTAACACCCGTAGTGTCAAAAGTACCCCAAAATGTATATATTGTTACTAAACTTCCTGACTCCTCCAACGTGTTCAGAACGTAGAATAACCCCGCCCCTTTTGGAAATATCATTGGGTAGTACAACGGTCACTCAACAGACTATCCAATCATTAGTCACGAAGAAAACATCGTATGTCAGTTCTCCAGCCCAGCAGGACGCGACACTGGAAAATATGATATGCTCGTGCATGGCCAAAACTAAAGGTGAAAGGTTACCAAAACGTCGACAAACACAAACGCGCTAGCTAGTCTGCTTGGATTATTTAAAATGGCTAAAATACAGTTGTTGAGAATGTTTCTCAACCAGCGTTTAACAGCAGCTGCTGAGGAGATATTTGGGGCTGTTGAGAAAACGATAGCAGAGTACCAGGAAGAAGTGTATCGTTCAAAAGAGGAGAACGGCCGTCTACAGAGGCAGCTTGATATCGTTCTCAAACCACAAAAGATACAATTACAAAGGACAGGTTTGTCACTAGCTATTATATTTTTCCTGTTGACATTAATATTATGCGACATTGGCAatcattttttattacatttgagCACGAAACACATGTCCTGCTGAAAGACACGTTTTGTATTATGTGGCatacatgtaaatgtaattatggTCTCATGTCAGCTTTGACTTTTTTGTTTAATCCTTCTCCCCAGACCTCCAGcagctctctctcactgtcttcgAAGAGGAGGTTCCCACTGAGCAGCAACACTGTGAGCAGGAATGGAGCCCCAGTCTGGGGCAAGAAGACCCAGAGCCCACTCAGATTAAGGAGGAACAACAGGAGCAACACAGGACCATGCAGGAGGAAGAGTTTCATAATGACTTCTTCATAATTAGCTCTAATGACTGTGTGAAAAGTGACTATGATCAGGAAGAGGACTCATGTCAGCCCTCACATCTTTACCTAACCCAAAGTGAGGAATATGGACAGGGAGCCTCTCTAACAAGCACTTCAACGGAACCGATCAAAACAGAACCTGATGGAGAGGGCTACATGTCATTAGAACCAACCAGGGAACCTCAGCCCCTCTCTGTGGTAAATCCGGTCTGTTCTCCAACCCCAAGTAAATACAGGGAAGGTGTAGAAGAGGAAAAGGAACCTTGGATTAGGTTTAAGCCACTCAAATCAAAGAAAGCACAGAAAATAGCAAGCCATAGCTCCGGTATGTGGAAAAAAGGAAGGAAATCCACAGAGTCATCCCATATGAACCCACACAGTCAAAGCCTTACTACTCCCtgttggtgtggtgtgtgtggaaaTAAATGTTACTCTGTGAGTTTTTTAATAAAACATACACGAGAACACACAGAGGATATAGGCCTAGATTGCCTTTGTGGTATCTGTGGAAAACACTTTGAGTCCAAAGAAATTCTCATAGAGCATCTCCAAACTCACATGAAAAATCTTTTTTGTCACTTATGTGGTCAATGTTTCAACTGGACTAGTAATCTGAAAAGACACATGATGATTCACACAGGGGAAAGACCCCATCGCTGCAGTGACTGTGGCAAAGGCTTTAGGTCGAGTGATTGTCTGACAAAGCATAGGAGGATTCACACAGGGGACAAACCGTTTCCTTGCCCGGTTTGCCACCGTGGTTTTAACAGAAGAGATAACCTGAAAGTGCATATGAGAGTTCACACAGGGGAGAGACCGTACATGTGTTCTGAATGCTATAAATGTTTTGCCACGTTAACGTCACTGAATAAGCACCAGACAATGCACAATGAGGAACGACCATATGTGTGCACCGATTGCGGTACGCGCTTCAAAGCGCTTGAATCTCAAAGAAGGCACATGAAGAGTGTTCACAACAAGAAGGAGAATACAACATGAGAGTGCCATGTATGGGTTACGGTATCAGATAGAAGATTGAGGCGCATTCTAACCGCCATTGGACAGGAGAACAGCCCTTTAGGACACACACATTGCATTATGGAATCAGTGCAGTAGTTACCATTACTTGTTAGTATCcattaccaattagtttaccaaATGCAAATAGCAGACAGAAGTTATTTATGTGCCCGTGTTTCTATAAAGTGTCACATTCTCTAACTTGTTGAAAGCCAAGCTCATTTTATTTTCATTAATCCACCGTGGGATGCATTTAATTGGCTGTAAGGATGGATCCGGCATAACCCAAATCCAGGCCTACACAAACCCAACCACCGAACTGATCTGTATAGATTAGATCTGATGTTGACCTGTTATGATAGGAATGAAAATTATCTTCAACATTCTGAATAAAGTTAGCATTTTTGTTCTCAATCTAAACTAGTCATTCATTTGTGTGCTATTCTGCTTTTCTCCATTCCCATTGGTGATTTGAGAGACTTCCATGGTACATTTGGCCTTTGACCGTGATGCTGCAGACTGAACCTACGCTATTATCTGTAAGGTTCTGAACACATGACACATGACAAAATTCACTTAGAAGCAATAGAATTTAAACCaatcatgtattttttttattggaTAGCTATTAACAAGAATTACACTGACAACTTCAACTTGCTGTTCAAAACAAGAAGATTCACATAATGCTGCATTCTCGCCTGCAGCTCATCATAAAATACATAGGATTGCTGAAAAATATGACGTGAGATATATAACATTTGCAAGACATTTGAGATTCTGATATGGTGGTGTTGTTCCAGACATTCCTTTTTTAAATGGGGATGCACATCTTGGAAGATTAAAACACATAGGAACGCTTCACCAGGCTTTGTGAGATCTGATCATCTGTGCAACACGATTGCAATAAACACGACCTGGAACGGACCCTgcaggtcatctatgaacgtttgaacatcttggccatgttctgttataatctccacccggcacagccagaagaggactggccacccctcagagcctggagAGGAACAACGAGGTTGAGGGATAGGGTTCTTCTTGGGGTTAGGCTCAGAGTGAACCAGAGCCTCTTCTGGGGTCCCAAATCGAGGAACATTTCTGGTAAGGAGCTTTTCATTTGGTTGTCGGCCTTGCGTCCCTGAGTGACAGAAACTGAAAACGAATTGTAATGTGTATTCTATTGCATTCTTAGTTCTATAATTGCATTCTGTAACTGCCTTAATGAGTTCCCAAATGAGTAATCAACAGTCTTGTTGGGTGATGTTTTACTTGTTGACCACAATACTGACATACGGTATGACCACACTCTTCAAACAAGCAGACTGTCACCAACATCATGCATAAGCTTACCTGTTGTGGAGTGAAGCACATAGACAACCTCAATGTTACCTTTAGGAAGAAAGTACCACAGTTATTGTAATTCAAAAAGCAATACAGACAACAATACAACTATTCTTTCAGAGTTCAGACGTTGAGTAAAGCAAGCATTGAATAAACTGATTTAATCATGCTTTCAAAATATAAGCGTCTGATGGTGGGAATGTATAAGAAGCCAAGTGAACAAATCAACATGCATCCATAATCAATAGACATCTGTTTATCAAAATGAGAATGAAATATAAGAAAACACAGATGTATTTACTTGACCTCACCTGTTGCATAGTGACTTGCCTACCTACTACGCATATGAATACCTCTGTATTGGTTTTCCTTTTTGTTTTAAATGTGCATGTGATGTTATCCCACaaaagcaataaacatttcaagTGAATATATTTACTTGAGCTGAGGGATCCTGTATGGTCTTGTATTCAGAGCCAGGGCTAAAGGAAGTTGATCTTGGTGTCTCTCTCTGGGAGTTTGCTTGTTCAGATAAGGCCTGGGTGGGAGAATCTGGTCTATAGTAGGCCTGTGTGAGTGGAGTCCCTTCAGTCAGGATGATCTGGGGTGTGGAAGACCATGGTGGCACATCTGCCTTGGAGCTCTGACAGAAAATATCAGAGGATGGACGTCATCATTAACACATCACTGCTGTTGCTTTATGCTCTAACCTATGGGGCGTGGCGCCAATGTTTTTTTACAATATGCCATTTTTATACCAATTTAAAACGATGCATAAATCCACAATGCTTTTGGCAAGAAACAAGCAGTGAAATGCCAGAGGAAGATGTGACTGATGCACATGGTAATATATGGCATGTCTCTATGACATTCAGAAGCTGAGCTACGACCTTCTAAAGTCAAGGAGTCAGAGAAATtggactttgcttgggaagtaatcttATACAATGTGTGACTGTCAATATCAATTGGTCTAATCACTGTCTATAAAAGAGAATATGTATAATTTAATTGAGAGTTCATATAAATGATCATAATAAAATGTATTTGGTAGCAGAATAACATTTAGGGAAAATCGGGTCTAGACTTTATTTTTTGGTGGTGTATTTAATAAGGGCTCTGGGTGGAAAAGGTTgggaacaaatcaaatcaaatcgaattttatttgtcacatacacatggttagcagatgttaatgcgagtgtagcgaaatgcttgtgcttctagttccgacaatgcaataataaccaacaagtaatctaacctaacaattccacaactactaccttatacacacaagtgtaaagggataaagaatatgtacataaagatatatgaatgagtgatggtacagaacggcataggcaagatgcagtagatggtatagagtacagtatatacatatgagatgagtaatgtagggtatgtaaacataaagtggcatagtttaaagtggctagtgatacatgtattacataaagatggcaagatgcagtagatgatatagagtacagtatatacatatgcatatgagatgagtaatgtagggtatgtaaacattatattaagtggcattgtttaaagtggctagtggtacatttttacataatttccatcaattcccattattaaagtggctggagttgagtcagtatgttggcagcggccgctaaatgttagtggtggctgtttaacagtctgatggccttaagatagaagctgtttttcagtctctcggtccctgctttgatgcacctgtactgacctcgccttctggatgatagcggggtgaacaggcagtggcttgggtggttgttgtccttgatgatctttatggccttcctgtgacatcgggtggtgtaggtgtcctggagggcaggtagtttgcccccggtgatgcgttgtgcagacctcactaccctctggagagccttacggttgtgggcggagcagttgccgtaccaggcggtgatacagcccgacaggatgctctcgattgtgcatctgtagaagtttgtgagtgcttttggtgacaagccgaatttcttcagcctcctgaggttgaagaggcgcctgCTCTAACAGAGTAAGTTCTAGATTATTGCAGAATTCCAAATCAAGCATAGGACCTACTCCCTTGGCACTCCTGTGTATGTGAGAGGATTTGACAGGTTTCAATTGTAATTGCTACATGTTGTTTTTCTGGCGACATTTGTATGGTTAAACAGTACAAATACGACCGACCCAGATTGatcaaggtggcgagacacgagTATAAGAACAAAGTGGAGGAGCAATTCAGCGGGTCGGATACGAGGCGTATGTGGCAGGGGCTTCAAACGAGCACGGTTTACAAAAAGAAAGCCAGTCATGTTGGGCCACCAACGCCGCactaccggacgagctaaacacCTTTTTCTCACACTTTGAGCAAAACGACTCTGAGCTGCCGAGGAGAGCCCCTGAGGACACCGAAGGCTACGTGCTTACGGTCTCCACAAAGTCATtaaaacatgttaaccctcgcaagactgccagcccagactgcatccctagccgcaccctcagagcatgtgcagaccagctagctGTTGGGTTTCCTGCCATTTTTAATCTCTCTCTAGCTCGGGCCGTtatccccacctgcttcaagatgtccactatcctcccagtgcccaagaaagggaaagtaactaaactaaatgactactgacccgtaacactcacttccgtcaatcatgaagtgcttcgagaggctagtcaaagactacatcacctcctccctccccaacACACTCAACCTTCTCCAATTCGCCTACCGCccgacagatccacagatgacacaatcaccattgcactgcacactgccctcaccctcctggacaagaggaatgcaTACCATAGCACCGTCTAAGCTCACCACAATGCTCACAGCTCCGGGACTGAACttcctatgcaactgggtcctggaattCTTGACGGGAcgaccccaggtggtaaagggagACAAGATGACCTCCACCacattgatcctcaacacgggggtcccacaagggtgtgtcctcagtcccctcctgtactccctgtatacccacgactgcatggccttACATTGTTCcgactccatcatcaagttcatTGACGACAGGATAGTACCAACAAAGACGAGACGGCCTATAGTGAGGAGGttgccaggtaaacaacctctccctcaacgtcagcaaaacaaaggagctgattgtggacttcaagaGCAACCAGGCAGGGCACGTCCCCATCCTCATCAACGGGACACCGTGGAGACGGTCAAAAACTtaaagttcctcagcgtacacatctcCAAGGAGCTGAATGGTCCTACCACACCGTGGTGGTGAAGGCACGACAGCAATTCTTTAACCTCAGAAGGCTGAGGAAATGTGGCCTGCCCCCGAGGGTtctcacagtgttctacaggagcaccatcgagagcatactgtcggcctgcatcacagcctggtacggcaactccaccgccactgaccgcaaggcactacaaagggtggTATGCTCAACCGAACGGaccattgggtgcacactgcctgccctccatgacacctacaacaccaggtgtctcaggaaggccaaaaagatcatcagggacctcagccacccgagccacgaccTGTTCTCCCCACTTCCATCATAGGATTATCATGGTTAAAACAAACAGACTggccaatagcttctacccctagaccatcaggctgctgaatagccaccaaTAGTCAGCTACCTGCTTCCCCTGTCCCCCTCCTAGCCCTTGGAAGTAGGGGATAAAATGTGCTCCCTTTTGGGTAGAAAAACACTgagctaggggttgatttggaagTCAGAATAGGGCCTACCTGGGGTGTGACAGCTGGATCAGGTCCAGCCTTTGTCTTCACACCATCCTGATGACCAGCAGAAGACCCATGTATCCCAGGCAACAAGGGAAGGGTCACTCGCTGGTCGTCAAGCCGATGACCCTGGGTGTTGGCCAACAGGTTAAAGAACCGGTCAGCATCTTGTCCTAtcagaaagatggagagagagataaattgagtgggagggagggagagaaaaagggggaggagagagagagaaagaggggagggagagaagacagAAAAATCAATACCAACTTTTCCAAGATGAATAGAAAGCACTACTGGCAGCTGTTTGTCTGTATATCTGCAATTTCAGTACAGCACCACCCTTAGCGGTGTCATAAAACCCCAGAAACATCCAGTTTTCAGGGATAAAGCATCTTCAACCTAGCTTCCTTTTCCCCTGAAAACCTGATGTGAGGACCCCGCAAGGGCTTTTCTTTAACGCCTGCTACATTAGGTTAGTACAGTACTGACCTGAAGGTATAGTCGTGGAGTGTTTTGGGGTAGAGGGAGTGGTCCCGGTAGGGTTCAAGACACAGTGTTGCTCTTCCATACGACAGCCTCGGGTGTGACTCATCATGATGAGGAACTTGTCATTCTCAGCTGGTGCTCCCTGTTGGACAATGACAAAGAGTTGAAGGAGAAAGATTAATTTCAATATGAACACATTACAGTAGATCAGGGCCCGTATTCATAGTccctttttttacatttattttaggggggtagatcagctttaatattgcagatagattgtggcttccgtcaattgtctgcatcatttccaaacctccatatatttttttgtaaatatatacagtaccagtcaaaagtttggacacacctactcattcaagggtcattctttatttttactattttctacattgtagaataatagtgaaaacatcaaaactatgaaataacacatatggaatcatgtagtaaccaaaaaagtgttaaacaaatatagttgaaatttgagattcttcaaagtagccaccctttgccttaatgacagctttgcacactcttggcattctctcaaccagtttcatgaggtagtaacctggaatgcatttcaattaacaggtgtgccttgttaaaagttaatttgtagaatttctttccttcttaatgcgtttgaaccaatcagttgtgttgtgacaaggtaggggtggtgtacagaagatagccctatttggtaaaagaccaagtccacattatagcaagaatagctcaaataagcaaagagaaatgataaTCCATCATTACAGTACATCAGTCAATCCGGGAAATGGAGAGAATTGTGAAAGTTTCTGTAAGTGCAGTCGCATAaaacatcaagcactatgatgaaactggctgtcatgaggaccgccacatgaaaggaagacccagagttacctctgctacaaacttttgactggtactgtatgtaaaatatctatattaaaaataaaaaataaattgtttattatccctcccctaattggagttatctaatggacaacaactcttaggcttctacttccaacgtatactgtacatactatatacatttcaTACAGTCTCTTataataggagtgctgatctaggatcagttttgtcttttagatccttatgaataagattatatgtaCTGGGGGAACCTGATTCTGGATCAGCATTCGTTCACTTTATAAATACAAGACCTGAGCCATACAGTCCACACcttatgtatttggacagtgaagctaaaacattttatttggttCTATACTCCAGCTTTTTTTTATTTGTCATCAAGTGTTTCATATGAGGAAACAGTACATAATGTCTCCTGTAATTTGAGGCTATTTTCATTCATATCTGTTTTACAGTTTATAAATGAAAGCACTTTGTATCTAGTCCCCCAATGTGGAGAAGTCAGCTTCTATcgtaaatagtatttgaacccaggcagGTCTGGCAGTAACATGAACATAGTTAGGTAGCTAGTGACACAACAGAGAATGACAGATGAATGTTCAGTACAATGAAAACCTCTTGAACACGGTCATAAACCCATACAACCACATTCAAATTTTTCTTACAATTTTCAAAGGCATTCACGTTTTACATTGGCTGGCTATAAAAAATAACTAATTATTGTCATTTTATGTGTATCCTGATGTAAAATGAAACAAATAATTTAATAAATATGAATGACACTATGACATAACAGCAGGATACTGTTTCCTCCAATCTGTCTCCACTTCAGCAGCTGTCATCATCCAGAACGACCAGAGCCAAATCACAAGTCAAGTGTGGAAAAGTGGCACAACAACTACTTCAGGTGAGAGAACACACCACGTAGAACTCAATATCTCTTACAGTAGTAATAGGAAATTCCAAATGGATTAAAAAGAGTATGATTTTCGAATAATGTTTGCGAGGTTTGATATTGCCAGTACCAGTGCATAAGAAGCAGGTTGTGACTAGAGGGGATGCTTTTAAAGGATCACATAAGCCCTTAAGTATTAACCCCTCCCCATTAAGTGCTCCATCTGCtgccaccctccatccctcttcaatatcaccatctgTGATCACAGATAAAATATATAATCCTCTAGACAGGATGATCTTTTCGCTGTTGATAACATTCAGCTGACATCATTAAAGCCATATCCATGTATGCatgttgtttgtgttttgtcgagCGCACATCCTCATCATGTGAAGGGTTGGCGTGCAGGGtgacaggtcagaggtcagggttagATCGTCTGTACAGAGGCTGACTGCAGGTCACAGACTTGTCTTGTCTTCAGTGTCATACTAAATTATCTTAACCAATAATTCCAGTCACTATTAAATAACATATACCGTATTTGAGTCCCACCCTGAACGAAACAttacttttactttttttttattgtgttttcgctgtaaaacacttaaaaaatctgaaatattggctggattcacaagatgtttatctttcatttgctgtacaccatgtatttttcataaatgttttatgatgagtatttaggtatttcacgttgctctctgtaattattctgtctgctttggtgatatttttgatggtagctgcaatgtaaaactatgatttatacctcaaatatgcacattttcgaacaaaacataaatttattgtataacatgttataagactgtcatctgatgaagttgtttcttggttagtgactaattatatctctatttggtcggttttgtgatagctacctatgcggtagaaaaatggtgaaaatatgcggttgagtcttttgctattgtggttagctaatagaaatacatagtgttttcgctgtaaaacatttaaaaaaatcggaaatgatggctggattcacaagatgtttatctttcatttgctgtattggacttgtgatttcatgaaaattatattatatgatatccctgtcgcgttaggctaggctatgctagtcagcttttttgatgaggatgctcccggatccgggatgggtagcaatgaaaggttaatGAAGCCTTTATAAGCCTGCATAGATGCTTCACTCAGAACCAGATACCGGTGTCATTTCAGCCATTGATAaagaacatacagtatatgggGGGACTATTTAGGTCCCACTTCAAACTACACCAAATTTGTAAGGCTTACTGAAGCATTCATAAGACTTTTATAAGGC
Coding sequences within it:
- the LOC120034226 gene encoding zinc finger and SCAN domain-containing protein 12-like, yielding MAKIQLLRMFLNQRLTAAAEEIFGAVEKTIAEYQEEVYRSKEENGRLQRQLDIVLKPQKIQLQRTDLQQLSLTVFEEEVPTEQQHCEQEWSPSLGQEDPEPTQIKEEQQEQHRTMQEEEFHNDFFIISSNDCVKSDYDQEEDSCQPSHLYLTQSEEYGQGASLTSTSTEPIKTEPDGEGYMSLEPTREPQPLSVVNPVCSPTPSKYREGVEEEKEPWIRFKPLKSKKAQKIASHSSGMWKKGRKSTESSHMNPHSQSLTTPCWCGVCGNKCYSVSFLIKHTREHTEDIGLDCLCGICGKHFESKEILIEHLQTHMKNLFCHLCGQCFNWTSNLKRHMMIHTGERPHRCSDCGKGFRSSDCLTKHRRIHTGDKPFPCPVCHRGFNRRDNLKVHMRVHTGERPYMCSECYKCFATLTSLNKHQTMHNEERPYVCTDCGTRFKALESQRRHMKSVHNKKENTT